In Dysgonomonadaceae bacterium zrk40, one genomic interval encodes:
- the rho gene encoding transcription termination factor Rho translates to MAYNIIELNEKLTTELRVLAKEMGIRRPDAYKKEELIYKILDEQAIAETKKLGPEPGPKHGSNGRNRSENSRNQKSRTADRKTAPAAKGSSTRQKSKPSKASSGAQPIQTEQNAPTKQVAQNAPTKQAAQNTPMKQAAQNAQPKAPEKAPSAEKQPQAERPRLIKKEEVSVKKTEEPKQEEQTVATPQQTVSVDAETKNTEKVATKSVSTEKSANTEKKEESTTPSQAKAPEKPTQLVFRSSKHRNDEKKSTPAPVTLPPVIAEDPSVEVATPVEKETPVSGGKMSLQDLIAPSPLQAKQQASQGKGHNQGQPQQQREQQKEKEKEPVYDFDGILTATGVLEIMPDGYGFLRSSDYNYMSSPDDIYVSQSQIRLFGLKTGDVVEGPIRPPKEGEKFFPLVKVDNINGRKPDDVRDRVPFDHLKPLFPDEKFNLTKGHNDNLSCRVVDMFSPIGKGQRGLIVAQPKTGKTMLLKDIANAIADNHPEVYMIILLIDERPEEVTDMERSVNAEVIASTFDEPADRHVKIAEIVLNKARRLVECGHDVVILLDSITRLARAYNTVQPASGKVLSGGVDANALHKPKRFFGAARNIEHGGSLTIIATALTETGSKMDDVIFEEFKGTGNMELQLDRRLSNKRIFPSVDIIASSTRRDDLLLSEETLNRMWVLRNFLSDMNSVEAMEFLLNRLRRTSSNEEFLISMND, encoded by the coding sequence ATGGCTTATAATATCATTGAGCTCAATGAAAAGCTCACAACCGAATTGCGGGTACTTGCAAAAGAGATGGGCATCAGACGCCCCGACGCATACAAAAAAGAGGAACTGATTTACAAGATCCTGGATGAACAGGCAATAGCCGAAACCAAGAAACTGGGTCCTGAACCGGGTCCTAAACATGGCAGCAACGGCAGAAATCGTTCAGAGAACAGTCGCAATCAAAAGAGTAGAACTGCCGACAGAAAGACAGCGCCTGCAGCCAAGGGCTCCTCTACCCGGCAAAAGTCTAAACCTTCCAAAGCTTCATCAGGAGCACAACCAATTCAGACAGAGCAAAATGCCCCGACGAAGCAGGTTGCACAAAATGCTCCAACGAAGCAGGCTGCACAAAATACTCCCATGAAGCAGGCTGCACAAAATGCGCAGCCCAAAGCGCCGGAGAAGGCACCTTCTGCTGAAAAACAGCCCCAGGCCGAAAGACCGAGGTTAATCAAAAAAGAGGAGGTTAGTGTTAAAAAGACAGAAGAGCCAAAACAGGAAGAGCAAACTGTTGCAACTCCACAACAAACGGTCTCCGTCGACGCAGAAACAAAGAACACGGAGAAAGTTGCAACAAAGAGTGTAAGCACAGAAAAGAGTGCAAACACAGAAAAGAAAGAAGAATCAACAACTCCCTCACAGGCAAAAGCTCCTGAAAAACCAACCCAACTGGTCTTTCGCTCTTCCAAACATCGCAACGACGAGAAAAAGAGCACTCCCGCACCTGTGACACTCCCACCGGTAATCGCTGAAGACCCATCGGTAGAGGTAGCAACACCGGTCGAAAAGGAGACTCCTGTTTCAGGCGGTAAGATGTCACTGCAGGATCTGATTGCTCCTTCACCACTGCAAGCAAAACAACAAGCATCTCAAGGAAAAGGGCACAATCAGGGACAACCTCAGCAACAACGGGAACAGCAGAAAGAAAAAGAGAAGGAGCCTGTCTACGATTTCGACGGCATACTCACCGCTACTGGCGTACTGGAGATTATGCCCGACGGCTATGGCTTCCTCCGTTCCTCCGACTACAATTATATGTCTTCTCCCGATGACATTTATGTATCGCAATCGCAGATCCGTCTCTTTGGTCTGAAAACAGGCGATGTGGTAGAAGGCCCTATTCGCCCTCCAAAGGAGGGTGAAAAGTTCTTCCCGCTGGTGAAGGTGGACAACATCAACGGCCGCAAGCCGGACGATGTGAGAGACCGGGTACCGTTTGATCACCTGAAACCGCTTTTCCCCGACGAGAAGTTCAACCTCACAAAGGGACACAACGACAACCTCTCCTGCCGCGTAGTGGATATGTTCTCCCCCATCGGCAAGGGACAGCGTGGGTTGATCGTGGCGCAACCCAAGACCGGTAAGACAATGCTCCTCAAGGATATCGCCAACGCAATTGCCGACAATCACCCTGAGGTATACATGATCATACTGCTCATTGACGAGCGACCCGAAGAGGTGACCGACATGGAGCGGAGCGTGAACGCCGAGGTGATCGCCTCCACTTTCGATGAACCTGCCGACCGCCACGTGAAGATTGCCGAGATCGTGCTCAACAAAGCACGCCGCCTGGTGGAATGCGGTCACGACGTGGTGATCCTGCTCGACTCCATCACCCGCCTGGCACGTGCCTACAACACCGTACAACCTGCATCCGGCAAGGTGCTCTCTGGAGGTGTTGATGCCAACGCACTGCACAAGCCCAAGCGCTTCTTTGGTGCCGCCCGTAACATTGAGCATGGCGGCTCACTCACCATCATCGCCACGGCACTTACCGAAACGGGATCCAAGATGGATGATGTGATCTTCGAAGAGTTCAAGGGTACCGGTAACATGGAGCTGCAGCTCGACCGCAGGCTCTCCAACAAGCGAATTTTCCCCTCGGTCGACATCATCGCTTCCAGTACGCGGCGTGACGATCTTTTGCTTTCGGAAGAGACACTCAACCGGATGTGGGTACTACGCAACTTCCTCTCCGACATGAACTCGGTAGAAGCGATGGAGTTCCTGCTGAACCGCTTGAGACGAACCTCCAGCAACGAGGAGTTCCTGATCTCAATGAACGATTGA
- the truA gene encoding tRNA pseudouridine(38-40) synthase TruA, with protein sequence MPRFFITLSYNGSNYVGWQVQPNGTSVQQVLQESLSVILRHETVITGAGRTDAGVHARKMIAHFDWEGDSFGEADLVHKLNNFLPKDIAVQEIRPVIADAHARFSALSRTYSYHLTTRKDPFQHEMTYRVHFNPDLEKMNVLCEVLKEYDDFTSFSKLHTDVKTNICRITKAGWIKKEDHYIFTITADRFLRNMVRAIIGTLLEAGRGRLDERGFRRIIEARDRNVAGDSVPGHALFLEDVMYPDEIWL encoded by the coding sequence ATGCCTCGCTTTTTTATCACCCTCTCATACAATGGAAGTAATTACGTGGGCTGGCAGGTCCAGCCCAACGGTACAAGTGTTCAGCAGGTGCTGCAGGAATCACTATCAGTCATCCTGCGCCACGAGACGGTGATCACCGGTGCAGGTAGAACAGATGCGGGGGTACATGCCCGCAAGATGATTGCCCATTTCGACTGGGAGGGAGATTCATTTGGTGAAGCAGATCTGGTTCACAAACTCAACAATTTCCTTCCGAAAGATATTGCTGTGCAGGAAATCCGTCCGGTTATTGCTGATGCACATGCACGGTTCAGTGCCCTTTCACGCACCTACAGCTACCATCTCACCACCCGAAAGGATCCCTTTCAACATGAAATGACTTACAGGGTTCATTTCAATCCCGATCTGGAAAAGATGAATGTATTGTGTGAAGTATTGAAGGAGTATGACGATTTTACCAGCTTCAGCAAGTTGCATACCGACGTGAAGACCAATATCTGTCGGATAACCAAAGCAGGATGGATCAAGAAGGAGGATCACTATATTTTTACCATTACCGCCGACCGGTTTTTGCGCAACATGGTACGTGCCATCATCGGCACGCTGCTCGAAGCGGGCAGGGGAAGATTGGATGAGCGTGGCTTCCGCCGGATCATAGAAGCCCGAGACCGCAATGTGGCCGGTGACTCGGTGCCGGGACATGCCCTCTTCCTGGAGGATGTGATGTATCCTGACGAGATATGGTTATGA
- a CDS encoding 3'-5' exonuclease, with protein MQLNLKNPIVFFDLETTGINITHDRIVEISFLKVHPNGKEEIKSRRINPEMPIPPQATAIHGITDEDVKDCPTFKQVARSLAEQLEGCDLAGFNSSRFDVPLLAEEFLRAGVDFDMSKRKFVDVQIIFHKKEQRTLEAAYAFYCNKKLDDAHSAEADTIATYEVLKSQLDRYPDLTNDVESLSKEYSSFNNNVDFAGRIIYNDKGVEVFNFGKHRGKPVMEVLAKEPSYYSWMMEGDFPLNTKQVLTKIRLKGLNG; from the coding sequence ATGCAGTTAAACCTCAAAAATCCAATTGTTTTCTTCGACCTTGAAACAACAGGGATCAACATCACACACGACCGTATCGTTGAGATCTCTTTTCTGAAAGTTCATCCCAACGGCAAAGAAGAGATCAAATCGCGCCGCATTAACCCTGAGATGCCCATCCCGCCACAGGCAACAGCCATTCATGGTATCACCGATGAGGATGTGAAGGATTGCCCCACTTTCAAACAGGTGGCTCGCTCACTGGCTGAACAGCTGGAGGGATGTGATCTTGCCGGGTTCAACTCGAGCCGCTTCGATGTGCCATTGCTGGCAGAGGAGTTCTTGCGTGCAGGAGTTGACTTTGATATGAGCAAACGAAAGTTTGTGGATGTGCAGATCATTTTTCACAAAAAGGAACAACGCACCCTGGAGGCCGCCTACGCCTTTTACTGTAACAAGAAGCTCGATGATGCCCACTCGGCAGAAGCAGACACCATTGCCACCTATGAGGTGCTCAAATCACAACTGGACCGTTATCCCGATCTTACAAACGATGTGGAATCCCTTTCGAAAGAGTATTCCAGCTTTAACAACAATGTCGATTTTGCCGGCAGAATCATTTACAACGACAAGGGTGTAGAGGTGTTCAACTTTGGCAAACACAGGGGAAAGCCGGTTATGGAAGTGTTGGCCAAAGAGCCTAGCTACTATTCCTGGATGATGGAGGGCGATTTCCCGCTCAACACCAAGCAGGTATTAACAAAAATTCGTCTCAAGGGGTTAAACGGATAA